In one window of Thermodesulfovibrionales bacterium DNA:
- a CDS encoding SWIB/MDM2 domain-containing protein, whose translation MAVKKKTAVKKKTAVKKKTVAKKPVKKKAVAAKKVVKKKRTPNPAFMKAMKPSDALAKVVGNKPLPRTEVTKKLWAYIKKNKLQDAKNKRNINADVNLLAVFGGKRQVSMFEMTKLVNKHLG comes from the coding sequence ATGGCGGTGAAGAAGAAGACGGCGGTGAAGAAAAAGACAGCGGTGAAGAAAAAGACGGTAGCTAAGAAACCAGTCAAGAAAAAAGCCGTTGCCGCAAAGAAAGTCGTAAAGAAGAAGAGGACTCCTAATCCGGCGTTCATGAAAGCCATGAAGCCCAGCGACGCACTCGCTAAGGTAGTCGGTAATAAGCCGCTTCCGAGGACTGAGGTGACCAAGAAGCTCTGGGCATACATCAAGAAGAACAAGCTCCAGGATGCGAAGAATAAGAGGAATATCAATGCCGATGTGAATCTTCTCGCGGTATTCGGCGGGAAGAGACAGGTCTCGATGTTCGAGATGACGAAGTTGGTCAACAAACACCTCGGCTAA
- a CDS encoding sigma-54 dependent transcriptional regulator, with protein sequence MPNDTRILIADDEKIALKNLEHVMKKEGYEVTATQSGQNALRLLEDRPFDVVLTDLRMEKVDGMQILKKCQDLYPDTEVIMITGFATLESAVEAMKHGAFYYIAKPFKLDEVRKVVREAAEKVGLKKENRQLRDQIESYQGKVTIITQNQLMENLLDTARQIAPTDCNVIISGESGTGKELFARFIHVNSMRSAGPFFAINCGAFNEELLGNELFGHEKGAFTGAMAMKKGLIEATSGGTLFLDEITEMPPSMQVKLLRVIQEKEVLRLGSTEPLQVDVRFIAATNRDIQDSLKNGHFRQDLYFRLNVVSMRIPPLSERRDDIPLLSYYFLKKYAALMKKGVTEISQDLIGLIMNYDFPGNVRELENIIERGVALSSGNTIEVAHLPEDLRELSIRTFRKKEGKIPSLEEQEMSYINWVLREVGGNKTLAAQILGIDRVSLWRKLKKFGLEAD encoded by the coding sequence ATGCCGAACGATACGAGGATACTGATCGCTGACGATGAAAAGATCGCCCTCAAGAACCTTGAGCACGTCATGAAGAAGGAAGGTTACGAGGTTACGGCGACTCAGAGCGGACAAAATGCCCTGCGACTGCTCGAAGACCGGCCTTTTGACGTAGTGTTAACGGACCTCAGGATGGAGAAGGTTGACGGGATGCAGATCCTCAAGAAATGTCAGGACTTGTATCCCGATACCGAGGTAATCATGATAACGGGATTCGCCACCCTTGAGTCTGCCGTTGAGGCCATGAAGCACGGTGCCTTTTACTACATCGCCAAGCCCTTCAAACTCGACGAGGTGAGAAAGGTTGTGAGGGAAGCGGCAGAAAAGGTGGGTCTGAAGAAAGAGAATAGGCAGCTGAGAGATCAGATAGAGAGCTACCAGGGGAAGGTAACAATCATCACTCAGAACCAGTTGATGGAGAACCTGCTCGATACGGCGCGCCAGATCGCTCCAACCGACTGCAATGTTATCATCAGCGGAGAGAGCGGCACGGGGAAGGAACTCTTTGCCCGGTTCATCCACGTCAACAGCATGCGTTCGGCGGGACCTTTTTTTGCGATCAACTGCGGCGCCTTCAACGAGGAGCTCCTCGGCAATGAACTATTCGGCCATGAGAAGGGTGCCTTTACCGGGGCCATGGCGATGAAGAAGGGATTGATCGAGGCGACTTCGGGAGGCACGCTCTTCCTGGATGAAATCACCGAAATGCCGCCCTCGATGCAGGTAAAGCTGCTCAGGGTAATCCAGGAAAAGGAGGTCCTGCGACTCGGCTCCACAGAGCCGCTTCAGGTGGACGTGCGATTTATCGCCGCAACGAACCGGGATATCCAGGACTCGCTCAAGAACGGTCATTTCCGACAGGACCTTTACTTTCGGCTCAATGTCGTCTCGATGCGCATTCCTCCCCTTTCAGAAAGGAGGGACGACATCCCGCTCTTGAGCTATTATTTCCTCAAGAAATATGCGGCTCTCATGAAGAAAGGCGTCACCGAAATATCCCAGGATCTGATCGGGCTCATCATGAACTATGACTTCCCGGGAAATGTCAGGGAGCTCGAAAACATTATTGAGCGGGGCGTCGCACTTTCATCCGGGAATACGATCGAAGTCGCCCACCTGCCGGAAGACCTGAGGGAACTGAGCATAAGGACCTTCAGGAAGAAGGAGGGTAAGATTCCCTCGCTCGAGGAACAGGAGATGTCATATATCAACTGGGTGTTGCGCGAGGTCGGAGGCAATAAGACCCTCGCTGCCCAGATCCTCGGCATAGACAGGGTCTCCCTCTGGAGGAAACTGAAAAAGTTCGGGCTCGAGGCAGATTGA